Proteins found in one Numida meleagris isolate 19003 breed g44 Domestic line chromosome 25, NumMel1.0, whole genome shotgun sequence genomic segment:
- the LOC110388340 gene encoding AT-rich interactive domain-containing protein 1B-like isoform X2 — MAAVAHLPSGTYQVASSPGETGSLWLGQVHSLLGSVEATRPVLQKRRRLTAEGVETPEAWRVMMCLKSGLLAESTWALDTITILLCDDSSIASFDLRQLPGLLELLVEYFRRCQMEIFGILKEYEVGEPGQRTPCELEGGLLHWQIGGGDTTEDFQTHCESKGVRSVAKSNQNAREGEAPPSDSSSTSLEDEPCRKDETPLCPIHE, encoded by the exons ATGGCAGCTGTGGCCCACCTACCAAGTGGCACCTACCAAGTGGCttcttctcctggagaaactggcagcctgtggcttggacaggtacactctttgctgg GATCAGTAGAAGCTACCAGGCCGGTGTTACAGAAAAGGAGGCGGCTGACAGCAGAAGGTGTTG AAACTCCTGAAGCCTGGAGAGTGATGATGTGTCTCAAGTCTGGGCTGCTCGCTGAAAGCACGTGGGCCTTAGATACCATAACCATCCTGCTCTGTGATGACAGCAGCATCGCATCCTTTGACCTCCGGCAG CTGCCAGGCCTGCTGGAACTCCTGGTGGAGTATTTCCGGCGCTGCCAGATGGAGATCTTTGGAATCCTGAAGGAGTACGAGGTGGGAGAGCCAGGGCAAAGAACACCCTGTGAGTTGGAGGGCGGCCTCCTGCACTGGCAGATTGGTGGCGGAGATACCACAGAGGACTTCCAGACCCACTGTGAGAGCAAGGGGGTGCGCTCTGTGGCTAAGAGCAATCAAAATGCTAGGGAAGGGGAGGCTCCTCCGTCTGACAGCTCCTCAACAAGTCTGGAGGACGAACCTTGCCGTAAAGATGAGACACCCCTCTGCCCCATCCATGAGTGA
- the LOC110388339 gene encoding uncharacterized protein LOC110388339, which translates to MAPAHPILLLLMAMTYWKMCATPWQEPRADDYTGSFNPVAWPDTAFVPLMEPRGVSGGEQDAESQLAPAMEAIADGMEISPGRAVPNTQLLPALEPRWYPRGPVRQRGNLGRRRYLQRFSHVPKTVTRENAVPEIDGEPVDEAAFQEGRSCTLPISCEDTEDVRAAGAPGKGHAESSVADGAGAEEPANGVRVKDVPMFSLKGALAVFVPLLLVTVWCCICVRRRRQKHQHLTGSTKAQRAKCAARERSLHPDREPAPYKAADRRTWQQQPPRVPGHPAWVPQSPYRSSPSRPENTLAPLPLAQPPWPPSPAHSTVAKQKKSSRPKPRWPLPPSPLPSSRGWQQSPWGSVREPCPTPGQPLLRSAVAFQIARAARNKKQLC; encoded by the exons ATGGCCCCTGCCCATCCTATACTCCTCCTCCTGATGGCCATGACTTACTGGAAGATGTGTGCTACTCCGTGGCAAGAACCAAGAGCAG ATGATTACACTGGTTCTTTTAACCCAGTTGCCTGGCCGGACACGGCTTTTGTTCCTCTGATGGAGCCCAGAG GTGTGAGTGGAGGTGAACAGGATGCAGAATCCCAGCTGGCTCCCGCAATGGAAGCTATAGCAGATGGCATGG AAATCTCTCCAGGGAGGGCCGTGCCAAACACGCAGCTGCTTCCTGCACTGGAACCCCGCTGGTATCCCAGGG GTCCTGTGAGACAGAGAGGGAACTTGGGAAGACGAAGATATTTGCAGAGGTTTTCTCACGTCCCAAAGACAGTCACGAGGGAGAATGCAGTGCCTG AGATCGACGGAGAGCCTGTGGATGAGGCTGCATTCCAGGAGGGCAGAAGCTGCACACTGCCCATCTCCTGTGAAGACACAGAGGACGTGCGAGCAGCTGGCGCTCCAGGAAAAGGCCATGCAGAGAGCTCTGTGGCTGATG GTGCAGGTGCTGAAGAACCCGCAAATGGCGTCCGTGTGAAGGATGTCCCCATGTTCTCCTTAAAAGGCGCTCTTGCTGTGtttgttcctcttctgcttGTCACAGTTTGGTGCTGCATTTGTGTCCGGCGGCGAAGGCAGAAACACCA GCATCTCACAGGATCCACCAAAGCCCAGCGTGCAAAGTGTGCTGCCCGCGAACGCTCACTGCATCCAGACAGAGAGCCAGCCCCATACAAAGCAGCGGACAGACGGacttggcagcagcagcctccacGTGTGCCAGGACATCCTGCCTGGGTGCCGCAGAGCCCATACAGATCATCCCCCTCCAGGCCAGAGAACACCTTGGCTCCGCTGCCCCTGGCGCAGCCCCCGTGGCCCCCCAGCCCGGCCCACTCCACCGtggcaaagcagaagaaatcgAGTCGCCCCAAGCCCCGCTGGCCACTGCCACCATCACCACTCCCATCCTCCAGGGGTTGGCAGCAGTCCCCCTGGGGTAGTGTCCGGGAACCGTGTCCCACACCTGGACAACCCCTGCTGCGATCAGCGGTGGCTTTCCAGATTGCTCGTGCAgcaagaaataagaaacagcTGTGTTGA
- the LOC110388340 gene encoding AT-rich interactive domain-containing protein 1B-like isoform X1, with protein MWSCKRPMDGSCGPPTKWHLPSGFFSWRNWQPVAWTGSVEATRPVLQKRRRLTAEGVETPEAWRVMMCLKSGLLAESTWALDTITILLCDDSSIASFDLRQLPGLLELLVEYFRRCQMEIFGILKEYEVGEPGQRTPCELEGGLLHWQIGGGDTTEDFQTHCESKGVRSVAKSNQNAREGEAPPSDSSSTSLEDEPCRKDETPLCPIHE; from the exons ATGTgg AGTTGCAAGCGACCGATGGATGGCAGCTGTGGCCCACCTACCAAGTGGCACCTACCAAGTGGCttcttctcctggagaaactggcagcctgtggcttggacag GATCAGTAGAAGCTACCAGGCCGGTGTTACAGAAAAGGAGGCGGCTGACAGCAGAAGGTGTTG AAACTCCTGAAGCCTGGAGAGTGATGATGTGTCTCAAGTCTGGGCTGCTCGCTGAAAGCACGTGGGCCTTAGATACCATAACCATCCTGCTCTGTGATGACAGCAGCATCGCATCCTTTGACCTCCGGCAG CTGCCAGGCCTGCTGGAACTCCTGGTGGAGTATTTCCGGCGCTGCCAGATGGAGATCTTTGGAATCCTGAAGGAGTACGAGGTGGGAGAGCCAGGGCAAAGAACACCCTGTGAGTTGGAGGGCGGCCTCCTGCACTGGCAGATTGGTGGCGGAGATACCACAGAGGACTTCCAGACCCACTGTGAGAGCAAGGGGGTGCGCTCTGTGGCTAAGAGCAATCAAAATGCTAGGGAAGGGGAGGCTCCTCCGTCTGACAGCTCCTCAACAAGTCTGGAGGACGAACCTTGCCGTAAAGATGAGACACCCCTCTGCCCCATCCATGAGTGA